In Palaemon carinicauda isolate YSFRI2023 chromosome 38, ASM3689809v2, whole genome shotgun sequence, a single window of DNA contains:
- the LOC137630295 gene encoding zinc finger BED domain-containing protein 5-like produces MGIKGKLSFIALWDSIVSFLANTQLGEQLIANKCDVFFLSDILEKLNSLNKQLQGKDSDLISSRSTIVAFLRKLQLYKNIRCRAFEQFPCLASVSSELQDDDLALYVEYMENMHKDMQIRFSDLLMTVIPTWVSIPFEVNVADIDISLQEPLIELQSDEIMRAKFKDGKCNVWKTNDVATKYPLLWDRQHFS; encoded by the coding sequence ATGGGTATCAAAGGGAAATTGTCTTTCATTGCACTTTGGGATTCTATTGTTTCCTTTCTCGCTAATACACAACTTGGAGAACAGCTGATTGCAAATAAAtgtgatgtgtttttcttatcagaTATATTGGAAAAATTGAATTCTCTTAATAAACAGCTCCAAGGAAAAGATTCCGATCTGATATCTAGTAGAAGTACTATTGTTGCTTTTCTGAGGAAACTACAGTTGTATAAAAATATCAGGTGTCGTGCATTTGAACAGTTTCCTTGTTTGGCCTCTGTTAGCAGCGAATTGCAAGATGACGATCTTGCATTATATgttgaatatatggaaaatatgcATAAAGATATGCAAATTCGGTTTAGTGACCTACTCATGACGGTTATACCGACTTGGGTTTCAATTCCTTTCGAAGTTAATGTTGCCGATATAGACATATCTTTGCAAGAGCCTCTTATCGAATTACAAAGTGATGAAATTATGCGTGCAAAATTCAAAGATGGAAAGTGCAATGTATGGAAGACAAATGATGTTGCTACAAAGTACCCTTTGCTCTGGGATAGACAgcacttcagttga